GACGACCTCAAGCCGGCCCACGGAAAGGCGCACCGGCGGTTCCGCTACCTGAAGAGATAGCCTCCGGGGCGGTCCGTCCGAGTCCGCGGATTGACAGCCCGCCGCCGTTCCGCGATGATCCGCCGCGTGACGAACCTGACCTTCCTCGCCGCCGCTCCAGCCGGCTCGCAACCGAACGCGATCATCTCGTTCCTCCCGATGATCCTGATCTTCGGGATCTTCTATTTCATCCTGATCGCGCCCATGCGCAAGCGCCAGAAGAAGACGCAGGCGATGCTCGCCCAGCTGAAGAAGGGCGACGCGGTGATCACCAACGGCGGGATCTACGGCCGCATCTCGGCGATCGACGACTCGACGAACACGGTGATCCTCCAGATCGCCGACCAGGTCAAGATCAAGATCGCGCGGAGCGCGCTCGCGGGACTTCAGGGAACGCCCGTCGAAACCACCCTCGAACCGAAGTAGAGCGCGCGGCGATCCGTCGCGGCCCGCCCCGCCGCCGATCTCTTTTTTTTCTTTGATTTTTTCCGGCGATCGGCGCACACTGCGCGCAATGGCGCCGGCGGATTCCGCCGTTCACCCGAGACCGACCGGACGACCCGAGGCGTGGCATCGGCTCGGCGCGGGAGGCTTCCTCCGCGACGTCGTTCTCGGCTCCTCCGACGGGCTCGTCGCGGTGCTGGCGTTCGTCGCGGGCGTGTCCGCCACGCTCGGCGCGCGCCGCACGATCCTCCTGGCCGGACTCGCCGAGATGTTCGCGGGCGCCGCGTCGATGGGCCTCGGCGCCTACCTCGGGTCGAAATCGGAGCGGGAGTTCTACCGGCACGAGCTCGCGCGCGAGAAGCGCGAGATCGTCGAGATGCCGCACGAAGAGCGCGACGAGATCCGCGAGATCTATCGCAAGAAGGGGTTCGAAGGAGAGGACCTCGAGATGGTCGTCGACCGGATCACTTCCGACAAGGACCGCTGGCTGAAGGTGATGATGCACGAGGAGCTCGGATTCGCGAAGGGAGCGCAGGTGTCGCCGCTCCGGAGCGGGCTCGCGATGTCCCTCGCCTACATCGTGGGAGCGGCCGTCCCGATCCTCCCCTATGCGGTGATCGCCGGGCGCGCCGCCTTTCCCGTTTCCGTCGTCGCGACGCTCGGCGTGCTGTTTGCAGTCGGGGCATCGAAGGCGCGGCTCACGCAGCGCGCCTGGTGGAAGACCGGGATCGAGATGTCGATCGCCGGGGGCATCGGGACCGTGGTGTGTTACCTGATCGCGACGGCAATCGCGAAGCTCTGAGTCGCGTTCGGGCGTAGGAGGGGCATCGATGGACGACATCTTCTCCGCGATCTGCCGTGAGGCGCTCGAGTCGCGACAGCGCGACGTCTCGTCCTTCGCCGACGCGGGCCTGCGGACGATCTCCGAGCGCTTCCAGCGGCGGATCCTGAAGCTCGACGACGGCTATTACATGCTCGGACTGGGACCCTACAACGCGGGTCTCGTGAAGCTCGACTTCGACGAGCTGCTGCTCGGCCGGGAGGTCCCGGAGTTCATCGGCGTCGGAATGCCGGTCGGCGGCTTCCGGATCTCGGCCCCCGAGGCTTTCCTGAACGTCGAGGTCTCGCGCGTGCACGCGAAGATCTGCCGCCGGGGCACGCGGCAGGAGCCGACGTACGCGATCGTCGACATGCGCTCGACGTGCGGCACGTACGTCAACGGCGACGAGATCCCGAAGCCGGACATCGAAGGCGCGACGGAGAACGACTGCGCGAGGCCGCTCCGATCGGGAGACTTCTTTTCGCTGGGTCCTTCCGCGGTCAACCTGTTCCTCTTCTTCCAGAAAGGCTGAGCCCCGGCGTCACAGGGGGCCGCCCTGCGGGTCGTCGCGGGCGCGCCCGCCTTTCCCAGAGCCGGACCGCGCCCATGCGCCGTCGACGAGACGAGAAGGCCGCCCGAGGCCGGCGCCCGCGCGCGAGGGGATTCCGGAGAATCGTTTGACTCGCGCCGGTTGCCTCGTTAGACTCCGTCGGTTTCGACAACGACTCGGAGGTTTCCAACGTGTCTCACCAAAAAGTCTGGACGCGGGTCGCGCTGATCCTGGTCGTCCTCGTCGCTTCGGTGGCCGCCTACGTCGCCAACGGCGTTTCCCGGGTGAAGACGGACGTCACCGGCGAGACGACTCCGGGCGTGAAGGATTACCTGAAGAACGGAATCCGGCTCGGCCTCGATCTCAAGGGAGGCATCCACCTCGTCCTGCAGGTGCAGACGGAGGACGCGTTCAAGATCGAGGCGGACGAGGCGATCGCGCACCTGAACGAACAGAACCGCGAGCAGACGCTGAAGCTCGGGGCGGTCACCCGCACCGGCCCGGCGACGTTCACGGCCGTCGTCAACGCCGACACCGACACCGACAAGCTCCAGGATGCCGTCAAGCGCTTCCTCCCCGCGTGGCAGTACTCGCGGCAGGGGACGACGTGGGCCTTCGCGCTCTCGGCGCCGGCGCGCAAGAACATCGGCGAAGAGGCGGTGCAGCAGGCGGTCGAGACGATCCGAAACCGGATCGACCAGTTCGGCGTCTCCGAGCCCGTGATCGCGCGCGAAGGAGAGAACCGCATCGTCGTGCAGCTCCCCGGCGTCGACGATCCCCGCCGCGTGAAGGACATCATCAAGTCGACGGCGTTTCTCGAGCTCAAGCTCGTCGTCGCCGGCCCTTCCTCCGATCGCGCCGCCCTGCTCGCGCCGACCGGAGGCCAGGTGCCCCCGGACGCGGAGATCGTCGAGGGGAACTCGACGGACCAGGATCCCACCTCGCCGAAGGTCTTCTACCTCCTCCAGAAGGTGGCGGCCGTCACGGGGCGCGACATCAAGAACGCGCGCCCCTCGCAGGACCAGAACAACCGGCCCGCGGTCTCCTTCTCGCTCAAGGCGGAAGGAGCGACGAAGTTCGACAAGGTGACCGGTGCGAACATCGGCAAGCAGCTCGCGATCGTGCTCGACAACCGCATCCAGTCGGCCCCGAGGATCGACGGGCGGATCAGCGACTCCGGGATCATCACCGGCAGCTTCACTCCGGAGCGGGCGAACGACCTGGCGCTCATCCTCCGTTCGGGCGCGCTCCCCGCGGGTCTCGTGTACCTCGAGGAGCGGACGGTCGGCCCGTCCCTCGGGCTCGACTCGATCAAGAAGGGGGTCACCGCGGCGCTCCTCGGCGCGCTCCTCGTGTTCGTCACGATGGTCGTCTACTACCGGCGCTCCGGGTTCAACGCGGTGCTCGCGCTGATCCTGAACGCGATCATTCTCCTCGGGGTCCTCGCGCAATTCGGCGCGACGCTCACCCTTCCCGGGATCGCCGGATTCATCCTGACGATCGGCATGGCGGTCGACTCGAACGTGCTGATCTTCGAACGGATCCGCGAGGAGCTTCGCGAAGGCAAGACGCCGAAGACGGCGATCGACAACGGCTTTTCGAAGGCGTTCCTGACGATCGTCGACACGCACGTCACGACGGTCGTCTCGGCGCTCTTCCTCTTCCAGTTCGGCACGGGCCCCGTGAAGGGATTCGCGGTCACGCTGATCGTCGGCCTCGCGGCCTCGATGTTCACGGCCGTGTACGTGTCGAAGACGATCTTCATGCTCGAGTACGGCTCGCGCGAGCGCATCGAGAGCGTCTCGATCTAGCGGGCGACAGGACGGACGATGGAACTTTTCAGAGACACGCACATCGATTTCCTCCGCGTCAAGTGGATCTGCATCGGCATTTCCTGGGCGCTGATCGTCGCCGGGTTCATCTCGATCGCGGCGCACGGCGGGCTGCGATTCGGCATCGACTTCTCCGGCGGGACGCAGATCGTCCTGAAGTTCGCGAATCGACCCGATCCGGGGAAGATCGAGTCGATCCTGAAGCCGCTGAACCTCGGCCTGGAAGGCGTGCAGCGCTACGACACGCCCGAGAAGAACGAGGTGCTGATCAAGGTCAAGCAGCAGGCCCGCGAGGGCCGGGACATCACCCAGGAGGTCTTCTCCGCGCTGTCCGCCGCGATGGGCGGTCCGGCGGCGGGAGGGAAGATCGACGTCAACGTGAAGGGACACGACACGTTCGCGACGAGCCTCGCGGCGGTGGACCCCGACAACGTCAACGGCAGGCTCGGAACGGCGGCCGCCCAGCACTACGCGTCGATCGGCGACGCGATCGTCGCGTACCGGTCGCAGATCGGCCTCTTCCGCTCCGCGGCGGACATCGACCGGATCCCGAACGTCTCGCCCGAGGCGAAGAACTGGCTCAAGCAGAACTCGGTGATCGGACCCTTCACGGTGCTCTCGGCCGACAACGTCGGCCCCCAGGTCGGCCGCGACCTGCGCACGAAGGCGCTCTGGGCCGTGCTCCTCTCGACGGGGGCGATGCTCGTCTACATCTGGTTCCGGTTCGACGTGAAGTTCGGGGTCGGCGCGATCGTCGCGATCATCCACGACACGCTGATCACGATCGGGCTCCTCTCGCTCTTCAACCGGGAGATCACGCTCGTGGTCGTCGCCGCGCTCCTGACGCTCGTCGGCTATTCGATGAACGACACGGTCGTGGTGTACGACCGGATCCGCGAGAACATGAAGAACAACCGGCGCGATCCGCTGCCGAAGATCATCAACGATTCGATCAACCAGACGCTGTCGCGGACCGTCATGAGCTCGGGCCTGACGTTCCTCGTCGTGGTCGCTCTCTTCTTCCTCGGCGGCGAGGTCCTGAACACGTTCGCGCTGACGCTCGTCATCGGCATCATCGTCGGCACCTACTCGTCGATCTACGTCGCGGCGCCGATCGTCGTCATCTGGAACGAGATCCAGGGAAGGCGCCGCCCGGCGGCGGCGGTCGCGAAGGCGCCCGCTCCGGCCGCCAAGGGCGCCGGCGCGCCGCGCGCCGCGGGCAATCGGAAGTCGGGCAAGAGATAAGCGCCTCGGCCGGGTGATGCGTTCCCTCCCGTTCCCGCGAGCGCGGGAATCCCGGCGGGAGGTTCCCGTTCCCCGTGCCTGAAGGCACTTCCCGCGACGTTCTCGTCGTCGGCGCGGGAGCGGCAGGCTTCGTCGCGGCGATCTTCGCGCGGCGGTCGGGTGCGTCGGTCTCCCTCCTCGAAGCGACGGGAAACCCCGGACAGAAGATCCTGATTTCCGGCGGCGCCCGCTGCAACGTGCTCCCGTCGCGATTCCAGCCGGAACGGTTCGTGTCCGAGACCCCGAAACTGGCGGCCCGGTTCCTCAAGGCGTGGCGACTCGAGGCGGTTCGCGCGTTCTTCGAAGAGGATCTCCGGCTTCCCCTCGTGCTCGAGGAGGAATCGGGGAAGCTCTTTCCGGCGACGAACCGCGCGAGGGACGTGCGGGATGCTCTCCTCCGGGAGGCGGAGGCGGCGGGCGTGGAGGTCGTCCGGAACGCGCGGGTCGTGGACGTCGCGCGCTCTCCGCTGTCGGTCGCGCTCGCGGGGGGAGAGCGGCGCGCGGCGCCCGCGGTCGTGCTCGCGACGGGAGGCCTCTCGGTTCCGCGGACCGGCTCGGACGGCGGCGGCCTCGCGGCCGCCCGCCGGCTCGGACACCGGATCGTCGAGCCCTACCCGGCGCTGACGCCGCTCCGAACCGATCGCGCCGGGCACCGCGCGCTCGCGGGAGTCTCGCTGCCCGTTTCGATCCGCGCGGAAGGCGGGCGCTCCGCGCGGTTCGCCTCCTCCGGAGGATTTCTCTTCACGCACGCGGG
This portion of the Thermoanaerobaculia bacterium genome encodes:
- the secD gene encoding protein translocase subunit SecD, with amino-acid sequence MSHQKVWTRVALILVVLVASVAAYVANGVSRVKTDVTGETTPGVKDYLKNGIRLGLDLKGGIHLVLQVQTEDAFKIEADEAIAHLNEQNREQTLKLGAVTRTGPATFTAVVNADTDTDKLQDAVKRFLPAWQYSRQGTTWAFALSAPARKNIGEEAVQQAVETIRNRIDQFGVSEPVIAREGENRIVVQLPGVDDPRRVKDIIKSTAFLELKLVVAGPSSDRAALLAPTGGQVPPDAEIVEGNSTDQDPTSPKVFYLLQKVAAVTGRDIKNARPSQDQNNRPAVSFSLKAEGATKFDKVTGANIGKQLAIVLDNRIQSAPRIDGRISDSGIITGSFTPERANDLALILRSGALPAGLVYLEERTVGPSLGLDSIKKGVTAALLGALLVFVTMVVYYRRSGFNAVLALILNAIILLGVLAQFGATLTLPGIAGFILTIGMAVDSNVLIFERIREELREGKTPKTAIDNGFSKAFLTIVDTHVTTVVSALFLFQFGTGPVKGFAVTLIVGLAASMFTAVYVSKTIFMLEYGSRERIESVSI
- a CDS encoding aminoacetone oxidase family FAD-binding enzyme, coding for MPEGTSRDVLVVGAGAAGFVAAIFARRSGASVSLLEATGNPGQKILISGGARCNVLPSRFQPERFVSETPKLAARFLKAWRLEAVRAFFEEDLRLPLVLEEESGKLFPATNRARDVRDALLREAEAAGVEVVRNARVVDVARSPLSVALAGGERRAAPAVVLATGGLSVPRTGSDGGGLAAARRLGHRIVEPYPALTPLRTDRAGHRALAGVSLPVSIRAEGGRSARFASSGGFLFTHAGYSGPAVLDLSHHVVRDPETHLRVAWSSLSVPEWEERLLRARGAAAVDGVVAREVPARLARTLTAEAGVEAGETVARLRREPRLRLIEALTRYRLPVSGHEGFARAEVTGGGVALDEVDPVTLESRRAPGLFLCGEILDAFGPIGGHNFLWAWVTGRSAGLAAGSAGRRGDASSRAGA
- a CDS encoding FHA domain-containing protein — encoded protein: MDDIFSAICREALESRQRDVSSFADAGLRTISERFQRRILKLDDGYYMLGLGPYNAGLVKLDFDELLLGREVPEFIGVGMPVGGFRISAPEAFLNVEVSRVHAKICRRGTRQEPTYAIVDMRSTCGTYVNGDEIPKPDIEGATENDCARPLRSGDFFSLGPSAVNLFLFFQKG
- the secF gene encoding protein translocase subunit SecF yields the protein MELFRDTHIDFLRVKWICIGISWALIVAGFISIAAHGGLRFGIDFSGGTQIVLKFANRPDPGKIESILKPLNLGLEGVQRYDTPEKNEVLIKVKQQAREGRDITQEVFSALSAAMGGPAAGGKIDVNVKGHDTFATSLAAVDPDNVNGRLGTAAAQHYASIGDAIVAYRSQIGLFRSAADIDRIPNVSPEAKNWLKQNSVIGPFTVLSADNVGPQVGRDLRTKALWAVLLSTGAMLVYIWFRFDVKFGVGAIVAIIHDTLITIGLLSLFNREITLVVVAALLTLVGYSMNDTVVVYDRIRENMKNNRRDPLPKIINDSINQTLSRTVMSSGLTFLVVVALFFLGGEVLNTFALTLVIGIIVGTYSSIYVAAPIVVIWNEIQGRRRPAAAVAKAPAPAAKGAGAPRAAGNRKSGKR
- a CDS encoding VIT1/CCC1 transporter family protein; protein product: MAPADSAVHPRPTGRPEAWHRLGAGGFLRDVVLGSSDGLVAVLAFVAGVSATLGARRTILLAGLAEMFAGAASMGLGAYLGSKSEREFYRHELAREKREIVEMPHEERDEIREIYRKKGFEGEDLEMVVDRITSDKDRWLKVMMHEELGFAKGAQVSPLRSGLAMSLAYIVGAAVPILPYAVIAGRAAFPVSVVATLGVLFAVGASKARLTQRAWWKTGIEMSIAGGIGTVVCYLIATAIAKL
- the yajC gene encoding preprotein translocase subunit YajC is translated as MTNLTFLAAAPAGSQPNAIISFLPMILIFGIFYFILIAPMRKRQKKTQAMLAQLKKGDAVITNGGIYGRISAIDDSTNTVILQIADQVKIKIARSALAGLQGTPVETTLEPK